The following proteins are co-located in the Euwallacea fornicatus isolate EFF26 chromosome 16, ASM4011564v1, whole genome shotgun sequence genome:
- the Lmpt gene encoding four and a half LIM domains protein 2 isoform X3 produces the protein MLTKSRSKSEQDLSSTLPWSGLTLACVRILQLYGKVFQQDITKINIKKTCKNCKCPRDGHEVVAEHGARSRLGFVIQDGLDARTLGYTFVPPGLTTARQVDQYYSTLPSEDVPKLGSKGETIRSQRIVRQLPKQDLSLSACKFIESEYATSFEDFVSARNEVALDVGVAKQAPPNSACANCDRSVSSQQIVVTAPRLGNMVWHPGCFKCTGCDDLLVDLAYCVYGDNIYCERHYAEKMKPRCAGCDELIFSGEYTKAMNKDWHGQHFCCWQCDESLTGQRYVLRDEHPYCVSCYESVFANACEKCSRTIGIDSKDLSYKDKHWHEACFLCTTCGESLVDKQFGSKGDRIYCGRCYDEQFASRCDGCHEIFRAGTKKMEYKTRQWHEKCFCCCVCKVPIGTQSFIPREQEIYCAKCYEDKYATRCIKCNKVITSGGVTYKNEPWHRECFTCTHCQKSLAGERFTSRDEKPYCADCFGELFAKRCFACNKPITGIGGTKFISFEDRHWHNDCFFCASCRTSLVGRGFITDNEDIICPDCAKQKLV, from the exons ATGTTAACTAAAAGTAGAAGCAAAAGCGAACAGGATTTGAGTTCGACGTTGCCTTGGTCGGGATTAACTTTGGCGTGTGTACGGATTCTTCAGTTATACGGCAAGGTTTTTCAACAGGACATAACCAAGATTAATATCAA AAAGACatgcaaaaattgcaaatgtcCCAGGGATGGGCACGAGGTGGTAGCTGAGCATGGGGCGCGATCACGGCTTGGGTTTGTGATACAAGATGGTCTGGATGCCCGGACTTTGGGATACACCTTTGTGCCTCCTGGTTTGACTACAGCTAGACAG GTTGACCAGTACTACTCAACACTGCCATCCGAAGATGTACCTAAATTAGGATCGAAAGGAGAAACGATACGATCGCAGCGAATAGTTAGACAGCTACCGAAGCAAGACTTATCACTAAGTGCCTGTAAATTTATAGAATCCGAATATGCAACTAGTTTTGAG GATTTTGTCTCAGCCCGTAACGAAGTCGCCCTGGACGTGGGGGTAGCCAAACAAGCACCCCCGAACAGTGCTTGTGCAAATTGCGACCGTTCAGTGTCTTCTCAGCAGATAGTGGTGACCGCTCCCAGACTGGGCAACATGGTTTGGCATCCTGGTTGTTTTAAGTGTACTGGTTGCGACGATCTTCTGGTGGACTTGGCGTATTGCGTCTACGGCGATAATATTTATTGCGAACGGCACTACGCCGAGAAAATGAAACCACGATGTGCTGGCTGTGATGAG CTTATTTTCAGTGGCGAGTACACCAAGGCCATGAACAAGGACTGGCACGGCCAACACTTCTGTTGTTGGCAATGCGACGAAAGCCTCACCGGACAGCGCTACGTCCTGCGGGACGAACACCCCTACTGCGTTTCCTGTTACGAGTCCGTCTTCGCTAATGCATGCGAGAAGTGCAGCAGAACCATTGGAATCGATTCCAAA GACCTTTCCTACAAAGACAAGCATTGGCACGAAGCATGTTTCTTGTGCACCACCTGCGGAGAATCTCTGGTGGACAAACAGTTCGGTTCGAAGGGAGATCGTATTTACTGCGGTCGCTGTTACGACGAGCAATTCGCCTCCAGATGCGATGGATGtcacgagatcttcagggcTG GAACCAAGAAAATGGAATACAAAACCAGACAGTGGCACGAGAAGTGTTTCTGTTGCTGTGTGTGCAAGGTGCCCATTGGCACCCAAAGTTTCATCCCCCGTGAACAGGAAATATACTGCGCTAAATGCTACGAGGACAAGTACGCAACTAGATGcataaaatgcaacaag GTCATCACTAGTGGAGGAGTAACCTACAAGAACGAACCGTGGCACCGCGAGTGCTTCACCTGCACCCATTGTCAAAAGAGCTTAGCTGGAGAACGTTTCACCAGCCGTGATGAGAAACCATACTGCGCCGACTGCTTTGGAGAACTCTTTGCCAAACGTTGTTTCGCATGTAACAAACCTATCACTGGAATCGGCGGAACCAAG TTCATTTCCTTCGAAGACCGTCACTGGCACAACGACTGCTTCTTCTGCGCTAGCTGTCGCACCAGCCTGGTGGGTCGTGGTTTCATCACGGACAATGAGGACATCATCTGTCCAGATTGCGCCAAGCAGAAACTTGTGTAA
- the Lmpt gene encoding four and a half LIM domains protein 2 isoform X4 encodes MLVIRTAIECFSLDGVQIKEADIGQPCTECSECKGFKPHVWRKTCKNCKCPRDGHEVVAEHGARSRLGFVIQDGLDARTLGYTFVPPGLTTARQVDQYYSTLPSEDVPKLGSKGETIRSQRIVRQLPKQDLSLSACKFIESEYATSFEDFVSARNEVALDVGVAKQAPPNSACANCDRSVSSQQIVVTAPRLGNMVWHPGCFKCTGCDDLLVDLAYCVYGDNIYCERHYAEKMKPRCAGCDELIFSGEYTKAMNKDWHGQHFCCWQCDESLTGQRYVLRDEHPYCVSCYESVFANACEKCSRTIGIDSKDLSYKDKHWHEACFLCTTCGESLVDKQFGSKGDRIYCGRCYDEQFASRCDGCHEIFRAGTKKMEYKTRQWHEKCFCCCVCKVPIGTQSFIPREQEIYCAKCYEDKYATRCIKCNKVITSGGVTYKNEPWHRECFTCTHCQKSLAGERFTSRDEKPYCADCFGELFAKRCFACNKPITGIGGTKFISFEDRHWHNDCFFCASCRTSLVGRGFITDNEDIICPDCAKQKLV; translated from the exons AAAGACatgcaaaaattgcaaatgtcCCAGGGATGGGCACGAGGTGGTAGCTGAGCATGGGGCGCGATCACGGCTTGGGTTTGTGATACAAGATGGTCTGGATGCCCGGACTTTGGGATACACCTTTGTGCCTCCTGGTTTGACTACAGCTAGACAG GTTGACCAGTACTACTCAACACTGCCATCCGAAGATGTACCTAAATTAGGATCGAAAGGAGAAACGATACGATCGCAGCGAATAGTTAGACAGCTACCGAAGCAAGACTTATCACTAAGTGCCTGTAAATTTATAGAATCCGAATATGCAACTAGTTTTGAG GATTTTGTCTCAGCCCGTAACGAAGTCGCCCTGGACGTGGGGGTAGCCAAACAAGCACCCCCGAACAGTGCTTGTGCAAATTGCGACCGTTCAGTGTCTTCTCAGCAGATAGTGGTGACCGCTCCCAGACTGGGCAACATGGTTTGGCATCCTGGTTGTTTTAAGTGTACTGGTTGCGACGATCTTCTGGTGGACTTGGCGTATTGCGTCTACGGCGATAATATTTATTGCGAACGGCACTACGCCGAGAAAATGAAACCACGATGTGCTGGCTGTGATGAG CTTATTTTCAGTGGCGAGTACACCAAGGCCATGAACAAGGACTGGCACGGCCAACACTTCTGTTGTTGGCAATGCGACGAAAGCCTCACCGGACAGCGCTACGTCCTGCGGGACGAACACCCCTACTGCGTTTCCTGTTACGAGTCCGTCTTCGCTAATGCATGCGAGAAGTGCAGCAGAACCATTGGAATCGATTCCAAA GACCTTTCCTACAAAGACAAGCATTGGCACGAAGCATGTTTCTTGTGCACCACCTGCGGAGAATCTCTGGTGGACAAACAGTTCGGTTCGAAGGGAGATCGTATTTACTGCGGTCGCTGTTACGACGAGCAATTCGCCTCCAGATGCGATGGATGtcacgagatcttcagggcTG GAACCAAGAAAATGGAATACAAAACCAGACAGTGGCACGAGAAGTGTTTCTGTTGCTGTGTGTGCAAGGTGCCCATTGGCACCCAAAGTTTCATCCCCCGTGAACAGGAAATATACTGCGCTAAATGCTACGAGGACAAGTACGCAACTAGATGcataaaatgcaacaag GTCATCACTAGTGGAGGAGTAACCTACAAGAACGAACCGTGGCACCGCGAGTGCTTCACCTGCACCCATTGTCAAAAGAGCTTAGCTGGAGAACGTTTCACCAGCCGTGATGAGAAACCATACTGCGCCGACTGCTTTGGAGAACTCTTTGCCAAACGTTGTTTCGCATGTAACAAACCTATCACTGGAATCGGCGGAACCAAG TTCATTTCCTTCGAAGACCGTCACTGGCACAACGACTGCTTCTTCTGCGCTAGCTGTCGCACCAGCCTGGTGGGTCGTGGTTTCATCACGGACAATGAGGACATCATCTGTCCAGATTGCGCCAAGCAGAAACTTGTGTAA
- the Lmpt gene encoding paxillin isoform X1, whose amino-acid sequence MGLLLSVLVTCVGVVELVAFYHNVRRRAISYEPVQTSLATIHTRQIKELEGIRDRLSDQYDQLRSKQVLPPRPTVRLNSHEDIEIEFCSNVRSRSPSPRRFLVSEQSQGQRVQKSKTQECVPEYLIEEVENAECSIPRYLLKDGNEPVPLPLPETFLVSERNLEIEPKTDNIFRRKLGHSVVELDGELYYRRSPSPFPSFDLTVPRNSICSELLDGPVSVAEIDEPRSGSTSPVNNIDQTSEKVEIILNQSSWAHSSSEYWENKKLVVPIRKSKSRSASPHVTETIERRRSYSESHTLKTEDPLISKTSSNLELSSRAEHDASSSETDAEDLDAKLYSEEMKNSLDGLDKSKGGVKKKLIRKKRVRRSHSKNSADSQGAKVGEGNNSLNSDVRKQTGSGTGQKPGDPFWLIFSGEYTKAMNKDWHGQHFCCWQCDESLTGQRYVLRDEHPYCVSCYESVFANACEKCSRTIGIDSKDLSYKDKHWHEACFLCTTCGESLVDKQFGSKGDRIYCGRCYDEQFASRCDGCHEIFRAGTKKMEYKTRQWHEKCFCCCVCKVPIGTQSFIPREQEIYCAKCYEDKYATRCIKCNKVITSGGVTYKNEPWHRECFTCTHCQKSLAGERFTSRDEKPYCADCFGELFAKRCFACNKPITGIGGTKFISFEDRHWHNDCFFCASCRTSLVGRGFITDNEDIICPDCAKQKLV is encoded by the exons ATGGGTTTGCTCCTTTCCGTTTTGGTGACTTGTGTAGGCGTAGTTGAACTTGTAGCCTTCTACCATAATGTCAGGAGACGAGCCATTTCTTACGAACCAGTCCAAACTAGCTTGGCCACCATTCATACGAGGCAAATAAAAGAGCTCGAAGGCATCAGAGATAGACTTTCCGATCAATACGATCAGCTTCGCAGCAAGCAAGTTCTACCACCTCGGCCCACTGTCAGACTTAACAGTCACGAGGATATCGAAATAGAGTTTTGCAGTAATGTTCGCTCCAGGTCGCCCTCGCCTAGAAGGTTCTTAGTTTCAGAACAGTCCCAGGGACAAAGAGTTCAGAAGTCCAAAACTCAGGAGTGCGTTCCAGAGTACTTGATTGAAGAAGTTGAGAACGCGGAATGCAGCATTCCCAGGTATCTACTGAAAGATGGGAACGAACCCGTGCCACTACCACTCCCCGAAACCTTTTTGGTCTCTGAGCGAAATCTTGAAATTGAACCAAAAACCGACAATATTTTCCGAAGAAAGTTGGGCCACAGCGTCGTCGAGCTGGATGGTGAATTGTACTACAGAAGATCACCATCGCCCTTTCCAAGTTTTGATCTTACTGTTCCAAGAAACAGTATTTGCAGCGAGTTGCTTGACGGTCCTGTAAGCGTGGCTGAAATTGATGAACCTAGATCCGGATCAACTTCTCCAGTAAATAATATCGATCAGACATCAGAGAAAGTAGAAATCATTTTGAATCAGAGCAGTTGGGCCCACAGTTCTAGCGAGTATtgggaaaacaaaaaattggtGGTTCCAATCAGAAAATCTAAATCCAGATCTGCATCGCCTCATGTTACAGAAACCATCGAAAGGAGACGCTCATACTCAGAGTCGCATACCCTGAAAACAGAGGATCCATTGATCTCTAAAACCTCATCCAATTTAGAGCTCTCTAGTAGAGCTGAACATGATGCTTCATCTAGTGAAACTGATGCAGAAGATTTGGATGCAAAATTATATTCTGAAGAGATGAAAAATAGCCTTGATGGGTTGGACAAGAGCAAAGGAGGCgtgaagaagaaattaattagaaagaAACGAGTGAGGAGGAGTCATTCTAAAAATTCAGCTGATTCGCAAG GAGCCAAAGTAGGGGAAGGAAATAATTCTTTAAACTCGGATGTACGGAAGCAAACGGGTTCCGGCACCGGGCAGAAGCCGGGAGATCCTTTTTGG CTTATTTTCAGTGGCGAGTACACCAAGGCCATGAACAAGGACTGGCACGGCCAACACTTCTGTTGTTGGCAATGCGACGAAAGCCTCACCGGACAGCGCTACGTCCTGCGGGACGAACACCCCTACTGCGTTTCCTGTTACGAGTCCGTCTTCGCTAATGCATGCGAGAAGTGCAGCAGAACCATTGGAATCGATTCCAAA GACCTTTCCTACAAAGACAAGCATTGGCACGAAGCATGTTTCTTGTGCACCACCTGCGGAGAATCTCTGGTGGACAAACAGTTCGGTTCGAAGGGAGATCGTATTTACTGCGGTCGCTGTTACGACGAGCAATTCGCCTCCAGATGCGATGGATGtcacgagatcttcagggcTG GAACCAAGAAAATGGAATACAAAACCAGACAGTGGCACGAGAAGTGTTTCTGTTGCTGTGTGTGCAAGGTGCCCATTGGCACCCAAAGTTTCATCCCCCGTGAACAGGAAATATACTGCGCTAAATGCTACGAGGACAAGTACGCAACTAGATGcataaaatgcaacaag GTCATCACTAGTGGAGGAGTAACCTACAAGAACGAACCGTGGCACCGCGAGTGCTTCACCTGCACCCATTGTCAAAAGAGCTTAGCTGGAGAACGTTTCACCAGCCGTGATGAGAAACCATACTGCGCCGACTGCTTTGGAGAACTCTTTGCCAAACGTTGTTTCGCATGTAACAAACCTATCACTGGAATCGGCGGAACCAAG TTCATTTCCTTCGAAGACCGTCACTGGCACAACGACTGCTTCTTCTGCGCTAGCTGTCGCACCAGCCTGGTGGGTCGTGGTTTCATCACGGACAATGAGGACATCATCTGTCCAGATTGCGCCAAGCAGAAACTTGTGTAA
- the Lmpt gene encoding four and a half LIM domains protein 2 isoform X5: MADVDNFTSANFTITEKKTKKVKKVSKRQTQENDVGNEVTNIAENGTRGGEYTKAMNKDWHGQHFCCWQCDESLTGQRYVLRDEHPYCVSCYESVFANACEKCSRTIGIDSKDLSYKDKHWHEACFLCTTCGESLVDKQFGSKGDRIYCGRCYDEQFASRCDGCHEIFRAGTKKMEYKTRQWHEKCFCCCVCKVPIGTQSFIPREQEIYCAKCYEDKYATRCIKCNKVITSGGVTYKNEPWHRECFTCTHCQKSLAGERFTSRDEKPYCADCFGELFAKRCFACNKPITGIGGTKFISFEDRHWHNDCFFCASCRTSLVGRGFITDNEDIICPDCAKQKLV; the protein is encoded by the exons ATGGCAGACGTCGACAATTTTACCTCCGCCAATTTCACCATCACCGAGAAGAAGACCAAGAAGGTGAAGAAGGTCAGCAAACGACAGACCCAAGAGAATGACGTCGGCAACGAAGTGACCAACATCGCCGAGAATGGTACCAGGGG TGGCGAGTACACCAAGGCCATGAACAAGGACTGGCACGGCCAACACTTCTGTTGTTGGCAATGCGACGAAAGCCTCACCGGACAGCGCTACGTCCTGCGGGACGAACACCCCTACTGCGTTTCCTGTTACGAGTCCGTCTTCGCTAATGCATGCGAGAAGTGCAGCAGAACCATTGGAATCGATTCCAAA GACCTTTCCTACAAAGACAAGCATTGGCACGAAGCATGTTTCTTGTGCACCACCTGCGGAGAATCTCTGGTGGACAAACAGTTCGGTTCGAAGGGAGATCGTATTTACTGCGGTCGCTGTTACGACGAGCAATTCGCCTCCAGATGCGATGGATGtcacgagatcttcagggcTG GAACCAAGAAAATGGAATACAAAACCAGACAGTGGCACGAGAAGTGTTTCTGTTGCTGTGTGTGCAAGGTGCCCATTGGCACCCAAAGTTTCATCCCCCGTGAACAGGAAATATACTGCGCTAAATGCTACGAGGACAAGTACGCAACTAGATGcataaaatgcaacaag GTCATCACTAGTGGAGGAGTAACCTACAAGAACGAACCGTGGCACCGCGAGTGCTTCACCTGCACCCATTGTCAAAAGAGCTTAGCTGGAGAACGTTTCACCAGCCGTGATGAGAAACCATACTGCGCCGACTGCTTTGGAGAACTCTTTGCCAAACGTTGTTTCGCATGTAACAAACCTATCACTGGAATCGGCGGAACCAAG TTCATTTCCTTCGAAGACCGTCACTGGCACAACGACTGCTTCTTCTGCGCTAGCTGTCGCACCAGCCTGGTGGGTCGTGGTTTCATCACGGACAATGAGGACATCATCTGTCCAGATTGCGCCAAGCAGAAACTTGTGTAA
- the Lmpt gene encoding four and a half LIM domains protein 2 isoform X6: MNKDWHGQHFCCWQCDESLTGQRYVLRDEHPYCVSCYESVFANACEKCSRTIGIDSKDLSYKDKHWHEACFLCTTCGESLVDKQFGSKGDRIYCGRCYDEQFASRCDGCHEIFRAGTKKMEYKTRQWHEKCFCCCVCKVPIGTQSFIPREQEIYCAKCYEDKYATRCIKCNKVITSGGVTYKNEPWHRECFTCTHCQKSLAGERFTSRDEKPYCADCFGELFAKRCFACNKPITGIGGTKFISFEDRHWHNDCFFCASCRTSLVGRGFITDNEDIICPDCAKQKLV, encoded by the exons ATGAACAAGGACTGGCACGGCCAACACTTCTGTTGTTGGCAATGCGACGAAAGCCTCACCGGACAGCGCTACGTCCTGCGGGACGAACACCCCTACTGCGTTTCCTGTTACGAGTCCGTCTTCGCTAATGCATGCGAGAAGTGCAGCAGAACCATTGGAATCGATTCCAAA GACCTTTCCTACAAAGACAAGCATTGGCACGAAGCATGTTTCTTGTGCACCACCTGCGGAGAATCTCTGGTGGACAAACAGTTCGGTTCGAAGGGAGATCGTATTTACTGCGGTCGCTGTTACGACGAGCAATTCGCCTCCAGATGCGATGGATGtcacgagatcttcagggcTG GAACCAAGAAAATGGAATACAAAACCAGACAGTGGCACGAGAAGTGTTTCTGTTGCTGTGTGTGCAAGGTGCCCATTGGCACCCAAAGTTTCATCCCCCGTGAACAGGAAATATACTGCGCTAAATGCTACGAGGACAAGTACGCAACTAGATGcataaaatgcaacaag GTCATCACTAGTGGAGGAGTAACCTACAAGAACGAACCGTGGCACCGCGAGTGCTTCACCTGCACCCATTGTCAAAAGAGCTTAGCTGGAGAACGTTTCACCAGCCGTGATGAGAAACCATACTGCGCCGACTGCTTTGGAGAACTCTTTGCCAAACGTTGTTTCGCATGTAACAAACCTATCACTGGAATCGGCGGAACCAAG TTCATTTCCTTCGAAGACCGTCACTGGCACAACGACTGCTTCTTCTGCGCTAGCTGTCGCACCAGCCTGGTGGGTCGTGGTTTCATCACGGACAATGAGGACATCATCTGTCCAGATTGCGCCAAGCAGAAACTTGTGTAA
- the Lmpt gene encoding four and a half LIM domains protein 2 isoform X7: MAGVLSDQFKKLNLQTKIVGEDKIRRARDRNEDVAILTMELPGEKKGFKCSLGDRCLFGDPKSLPLGTKKMEYKTRQWHEKCFCCCVCKVPIGTQSFIPREQEIYCAKCYEDKYATRCIKCNKVITSGGVTYKNEPWHRECFTCTHCQKSLAGERFTSRDEKPYCADCFGELFAKRCFACNKPITGIGGTKFISFEDRHWHNDCFFCASCRTSLVGRGFITDNEDIICPDCAKQKLV, from the exons ATGGCGGGCGTTTTGAGTGATCAGTTCAAGAAGTTGAATTTGCAAACGAAAATTGTGGGAGAAGACAAGATTAGGCGGGCCAGGGATCGCAATGAGGACGTTGCCATTTTGACCATGGAGCTGCCCGGGGAGAAGAAGGGCTTCAAGTGCAGCCTGGGGGATCGCTGTTTGTTCGGTGATCCCAAGAGTTTACCTTTAG GAACCAAGAAAATGGAATACAAAACCAGACAGTGGCACGAGAAGTGTTTCTGTTGCTGTGTGTGCAAGGTGCCCATTGGCACCCAAAGTTTCATCCCCCGTGAACAGGAAATATACTGCGCTAAATGCTACGAGGACAAGTACGCAACTAGATGcataaaatgcaacaag GTCATCACTAGTGGAGGAGTAACCTACAAGAACGAACCGTGGCACCGCGAGTGCTTCACCTGCACCCATTGTCAAAAGAGCTTAGCTGGAGAACGTTTCACCAGCCGTGATGAGAAACCATACTGCGCCGACTGCTTTGGAGAACTCTTTGCCAAACGTTGTTTCGCATGTAACAAACCTATCACTGGAATCGGCGGAACCAAG TTCATTTCCTTCGAAGACCGTCACTGGCACAACGACTGCTTCTTCTGCGCTAGCTGTCGCACCAGCCTGGTGGGTCGTGGTTTCATCACGGACAATGAGGACATCATCTGTCCAGATTGCGCCAAGCAGAAACTTGTGTAA